Proteins found in one Micromonospora sp. WMMD1082 genomic segment:
- a CDS encoding ABC transporter ATP-binding protein, whose translation MTLIATESLTKVYGGGVTALSDLTVAVEPGIVGLVGANGAGKSTLIKLLLGLLSPTRGRIEVLGFDPTADTAAVRARVGYMPEHDCLPPDLSAAELVTHLGRISGLPRTAARERASEALRHVGLHEERHRPVGGYSTGMKQRVKLAQALVHDPDLLLLDEPTNGLDPAGRDAMLALVHRIGTEFGISVLVCSHLLGEVERICDTLVAIEGGRLLRADHVAAMTSATDVLAVEVSEGTEALAARLAALDLPVAREGRLLLVPLGDQGTYDLIIGTVAELDLPLHRLDQRRHRVAELFARRESSHA comes from the coding sequence GTGACACTGATTGCAACCGAGTCGTTGACGAAGGTCTACGGCGGCGGGGTCACCGCACTGTCCGATCTGACGGTGGCGGTGGAACCGGGCATTGTCGGCCTGGTCGGCGCCAACGGCGCCGGCAAGTCGACCCTGATCAAGCTGCTGCTCGGCCTGCTCAGCCCGACCCGCGGCCGCATCGAGGTGCTGGGGTTCGACCCGACGGCCGACACCGCGGCGGTGCGGGCCCGGGTCGGCTACATGCCGGAGCACGACTGCCTGCCGCCGGACCTGTCCGCCGCCGAGCTGGTGACCCACCTGGGGCGGATCAGCGGCCTACCGCGAACCGCCGCCCGGGAGCGGGCCTCCGAGGCACTGCGCCACGTGGGGCTGCACGAGGAGCGGCACCGGCCGGTGGGCGGCTACTCCACCGGCATGAAGCAGCGGGTCAAGCTCGCTCAGGCGCTGGTGCACGACCCCGACCTGCTGCTGCTCGACGAGCCCACCAACGGCCTCGACCCGGCCGGCCGGGACGCGATGCTGGCCCTGGTGCACCGGATCGGCACCGAGTTCGGCATCTCCGTGCTGGTCTGCTCGCACCTGCTCGGTGAGGTCGAGCGGATCTGTGACACCCTGGTCGCCATCGAGGGCGGGCGACTGCTGCGGGCCGATCACGTCGCCGCGATGACCTCGGCCACCGACGTGCTGGCGGTCGAGGTCAGCGAGGGCACCGAGGCGCTGGCCGCCCGGTTGGCCGCGCTCGACCTGCCGGTCGCCCGGGAGGGTCGGCTGCTGCTCGTCCCGCTGGGCGACCAGGGCACCTACGACCTGATCATCGGCACGGTGGCCGAGTTGGACCTGCCGTTGCACCGGCTGGACCAGCGCCGGCACCGGGTGGCCGAACTCTTCGCCCGGAGGGAGAGCAGTCATGCCTGA
- a CDS encoding ABC transporter permease, which produces MPEPTGVIHDIGYQRYTGPLLGRRHVFGALYLHGVRTAFGLGRSAKAKIFPWLVVGIVLMVAAAVTAIRSQVGEVIMTYAQFADAMSWLVIFFVAVTAPELVSRDLRSGVLPLYFSRPLPHTDYPLAKLLALVTALFLLLGAPQLLMFLGAAFTADGMGAVWDELLDLLPGLLYAGLWAAVFASVGLLIASLTGKRAFAAGGIVAVFLMTTPIVGILSILPSQTANQLAGIASPPTLVQGVGFWAMSDLLITDPEGVAPDNGPFGPVYVLVAVALVAGCVALLLARYRKVAAR; this is translated from the coding sequence ATGCCTGAGCCGACGGGCGTCATCCACGATATCGGCTACCAGCGTTACACCGGCCCCCTGCTCGGCCGTCGGCACGTCTTCGGCGCGCTGTACCTGCACGGCGTGCGCACCGCCTTCGGGCTGGGTCGCAGCGCCAAGGCCAAGATCTTTCCCTGGCTCGTGGTGGGCATCGTGCTGATGGTGGCCGCCGCGGTGACCGCGATCCGCAGCCAGGTCGGCGAAGTGATCATGACGTACGCCCAGTTCGCCGACGCGATGAGCTGGCTGGTCATCTTCTTCGTCGCGGTGACCGCGCCCGAGCTGGTCTCCCGCGACCTGCGCAGCGGTGTCCTGCCGCTGTACTTCTCCCGGCCGCTGCCGCACACCGACTACCCGCTGGCCAAGCTGCTGGCCCTGGTCACCGCGCTGTTCCTGCTGCTCGGCGCGCCGCAGCTGCTGATGTTCCTCGGCGCGGCGTTCACCGCCGACGGGATGGGCGCGGTCTGGGACGAACTGCTGGACCTGCTGCCCGGCCTGCTCTACGCCGGGCTCTGGGCGGCGGTCTTCGCCTCGGTCGGCCTGCTGATCGCCTCGCTGACCGGCAAGCGGGCCTTCGCCGCCGGCGGGATCGTGGCCGTGTTCCTGATGACCACGCCGATCGTCGGCATCCTGTCGATCCTGCCCTCGCAGACCGCGAACCAGCTGGCCGGCATCGCCTCGCCGCCCACCCTGGTGCAGGGCGTCGGGTTCTGGGCGATGAGCGACCTGCTGATCACCGACCCGGAGGGCGTCGCACCCGACAACGGCCCCTTCGGCCCGGTGTACGTGCTCGTCGCCGTCGCGCTCGTCGCGGGCTGCGTCGCCCTGCTGCTCGCCCGCTACCGGAAGGTGGCCGCCCGATGA
- the valS gene encoding valine--tRNA ligase, whose product MTDTARTARTGVPERPSLDGLEETWSRRWQEEGTYAFDRSRQRSDVYAIDTPPPTVSGELHMGHVFSYTHTDLVARFQRMRGRTVFYPIGWDDNGLPTERRVQNVYGVRCDPSLPYDPQWRAPEAPVDDAARKDPTPISRRNFIELCERLTGDDEQVFEALWRRLGLSVDWSLMYTTIGPVARATSQRAFLRNLARGEAYQAEAPTLWDVGFATAVAQAELEDRERPGAYHRLRFHAPGGREVLIDTTRPELLPACVALVCHPDDERYADLVGTSVRTPVFDVEVPVRAHPLADPAKGTGIAMVCTFGDLTDVTWWRELALGTRVVIGRDGRLLPEAPAGVPAQPYAALAGQTVNGVRRTIVALLADAGDLVGEARPITHPVKFYERGDRPLEIVSTRQWYLRNGGRDADLRAALLGRGRELRWVPEHMRHRYEHWVGGLTGDWLVSRQRFFGVPVPVWYRLDDAGEPDWSQPLIPDESALPIDPSEDAPPGYDEAQRGVPGGFVGDPDVLDTWATSSLTPQIVGGWERDPDLFRRVFPMDLRPQGQEIIRTWLFASVVRAHLEHGTLPWRTTELSGWILDPDRKKMSKSKGNVVTPMALLEQHGSDAVRYWAASGKPGTDLAFDPAQIKIGRRLATKLLNASRFALGLGAADALRAPVTEPLDRAMLAELTTVVASATTAFEAYDHTAALQATESFFWRFCDDYIELVKERAYGTGAGADSARAALATALSVQLRLFAPVLPFATEQVWSWWRYGSVHRAPWPTTYEVGRAVSSEGDPELLRLASDALGQVRRAKSERKLSMKAEVPLAEALGPAALLDQLSLVVGDLRAAGHIGKLDFLPDRTPDLVIACAF is encoded by the coding sequence ATGACTGATACGGCGAGGACTGCCCGCACCGGCGTCCCCGAGCGTCCGAGTCTGGACGGGCTCGAGGAGACCTGGTCGCGCCGCTGGCAGGAGGAGGGCACGTACGCGTTCGACCGCAGCAGGCAGCGGTCGGACGTATACGCGATCGACACCCCGCCACCGACCGTATCGGGCGAGCTGCACATGGGGCACGTCTTCTCGTACACGCACACCGACCTGGTCGCCCGCTTTCAGCGGATGCGCGGCCGGACGGTCTTCTACCCGATCGGCTGGGACGACAACGGCCTGCCCACCGAGCGCCGGGTGCAGAACGTCTACGGCGTGCGCTGCGATCCGTCGCTGCCGTACGACCCGCAGTGGCGGGCGCCGGAGGCCCCGGTGGACGACGCCGCCCGCAAGGATCCGACCCCGATCTCCCGGCGCAACTTCATCGAGCTGTGCGAGCGGCTGACCGGCGACGACGAGCAGGTCTTCGAGGCGCTGTGGCGCCGGCTCGGGCTGTCGGTGGACTGGTCGCTGATGTACACCACCATCGGTCCGGTGGCCCGGGCCACCTCCCAGCGGGCGTTCCTGCGCAACCTCGCCCGGGGCGAGGCGTACCAGGCCGAGGCGCCGACGCTGTGGGACGTCGGCTTCGCCACCGCGGTGGCCCAGGCCGAGTTGGAGGACCGGGAGCGGCCGGGCGCGTACCACCGGCTGCGGTTCCACGCGCCCGGTGGGCGGGAGGTGCTGATCGACACCACCCGGCCGGAGCTGCTGCCGGCCTGCGTGGCGCTGGTCTGCCACCCCGACGACGAGCGGTACGCCGACCTGGTCGGCACGTCCGTGCGTACCCCCGTCTTCGACGTCGAGGTGCCGGTGCGCGCGCACCCGCTGGCGGACCCGGCCAAGGGCACCGGCATCGCGATGGTCTGCACCTTCGGCGACCTGACCGACGTGACCTGGTGGCGGGAGCTGGCCCTGGGCACCCGGGTGGTGATCGGCCGGGACGGTCGGCTGCTGCCGGAGGCGCCGGCCGGGGTGCCCGCGCAGCCGTACGCGGCGCTGGCCGGGCAGACCGTGAACGGCGTCCGGCGGACAATCGTGGCGCTGCTGGCCGACGCCGGTGACCTCGTCGGCGAGGCGCGCCCGATCACCCACCCGGTGAAGTTCTACGAGCGGGGCGACCGGCCACTGGAGATCGTCTCGACCCGGCAGTGGTACCTGCGCAACGGTGGCCGCGACGCCGACCTGCGCGCGGCGCTGCTGGGCCGGGGGCGCGAGCTGCGCTGGGTGCCGGAACACATGCGGCACCGCTACGAGCACTGGGTGGGCGGCCTGACCGGCGACTGGCTGGTCAGCCGGCAGCGCTTCTTCGGCGTGCCGGTGCCGGTGTGGTACCGGCTCGACGACGCTGGCGAGCCGGACTGGTCCCAGCCTCTCATCCCGGACGAGTCCGCGCTGCCGATCGACCCGTCCGAGGACGCCCCGCCCGGGTACGACGAGGCGCAGCGCGGCGTGCCCGGCGGGTTCGTCGGTGACCCGGACGTATTGGACACCTGGGCCACCTCGTCGCTGACCCCGCAGATCGTCGGCGGCTGGGAACGCGACCCCGACCTGTTCCGGCGGGTCTTCCCGATGGACCTGCGTCCGCAGGGCCAGGAGATCATCCGCACCTGGCTGTTCGCCAGCGTGGTCCGGGCACACCTGGAACACGGCACGCTGCCCTGGCGGACGACCGAGCTGTCCGGGTGGATCCTCGACCCGGACCGCAAGAAGATGTCGAAGTCCAAGGGGAACGTGGTCACCCCGATGGCGCTGCTGGAGCAGCACGGCTCCGACGCGGTGCGGTACTGGGCGGCCAGCGGCAAGCCCGGTACCGACCTCGCCTTCGACCCGGCCCAGATCAAGATCGGCCGGCGGCTCGCCACCAAGCTGCTCAACGCGTCCAGGTTCGCGCTCGGGCTGGGCGCCGCCGACGCGCTGCGCGCCCCGGTGACCGAGCCGCTGGACCGGGCCATGCTCGCCGAGTTGACCACCGTGGTCGCGTCCGCGACCACCGCCTTCGAGGCGTACGACCACACGGCGGCGTTGCAGGCCACCGAGTCGTTCTTCTGGCGGTTCTGCGACGACTACATCGAGCTGGTGAAGGAACGCGCCTACGGCACCGGGGCCGGTGCCGACTCGGCCCGCGCGGCGCTGGCCACCGCGCTCTCGGTGCAGCTGAGGCTGTTCGCCCCGGTGCTGCCGTTCGCGACCGAGCAGGTGTGGTCGTGGTGGCGGTACGGCTCGGTGCACCGGGCACCCTGGCCCACCACGTACGAGGTGGGCCGGGCCGTGTCGAGCGAGGGGGATCCGGAGCTGCTGCGGCTGGCCTCGGACGCGCTGGGGCAGGTCCGCCGGGCCAAGTCCGAGCGGAAGCTGTCGATGAAGGCGGAGGTGCCGCTGGCCGAGGCGCTCGGTCCCGCCGCCCTGCTCGACCAGCTCTCCCTGGTCGTCGGCGACCTACGCGCGGCGGGCCACATCGGCAAGCTCGACTTCCTTCCCGACCGCACGCCCGACCTCGTCATCGCCTGCGCCTTCTAG
- the cysC gene encoding adenylyl-sulfate kinase — protein sequence MSNGWVLPDEVLREAPTYTPSPGELADLELLLTGAYAPLTGFMTRADLVSVSRRGRLVDGDPWPVAVPLLVPTALMQQLDLTDPDRRTLVLTDGEGAPMAALEVTDAWAVRDGVAGVGGSVRRLGDGGHGPFRRLRRTPEEIRPLLPPGRVLGVVADRPLHRPQLAQIAHAVRTLSAHLLIMIPVGEDGTGGLPPEALVRSVFAARDRMPPATVVAVPFSRRRDEISDALLLARVSAAYGVTHLLSTGEMLSGAGLRVLVPRELAYDNRDGQWRWREDIPPRNRRLALSQAEIEDLLDRGFPLPEWHTPPAVAKELSRARPPRRHRGLVVFLTGLSGSGKSTVARGLADALREEGERTVTLLDGDVLRRELTAGLGFSKADRDTNVRRIGWVAAEIARHRGIGICCPIAPYAQARATAREMAVAAGAGFVLVHVATPLEVCERRDRKGLYARARAGLLTGMTGIDDPYEEPTDADLVLDTTDLTVDEAVQRVLHQLTETGWVEPRLPAT from the coding sequence ATGAGCAACGGGTGGGTGCTGCCCGACGAGGTGCTGCGGGAGGCACCGACGTACACGCCGAGTCCCGGCGAGCTCGCGGATCTTGAGCTGCTGCTGACCGGCGCGTACGCGCCGTTGACCGGGTTCATGACCCGGGCCGACCTGGTCTCCGTCAGTCGTCGGGGCCGCCTCGTCGACGGTGACCCGTGGCCGGTCGCCGTCCCCCTCCTGGTGCCGACGGCGCTGATGCAGCAACTCGACCTCACCGACCCGGACCGCCGGACGCTCGTGCTCACCGACGGCGAGGGCGCGCCGATGGCCGCGCTGGAGGTGACCGACGCCTGGGCGGTGCGCGACGGGGTCGCCGGGGTCGGTGGCAGCGTCCGCCGGCTCGGTGACGGCGGGCACGGCCCGTTCCGGCGACTGCGGCGTACGCCCGAGGAGATCCGCCCGCTGCTGCCACCCGGCCGGGTGCTGGGGGTGGTCGCCGACCGCCCGCTGCACCGGCCGCAACTGGCCCAGATCGCGCACGCCGTGCGTACCCTGAGCGCGCACCTGCTGATCATGATCCCGGTGGGCGAGGACGGCACCGGTGGGCTGCCACCGGAGGCGCTGGTACGCAGCGTCTTCGCCGCCCGCGACCGGATGCCGCCGGCGACCGTGGTCGCCGTGCCGTTCTCCCGGCGGCGGGACGAGATCAGCGACGCCCTGCTGCTGGCCCGGGTCTCCGCCGCGTACGGCGTCACCCACCTGCTCTCCACCGGCGAGATGCTCTCCGGCGCGGGGCTGCGGGTGCTGGTGCCGCGCGAGCTGGCCTACGACAACCGGGACGGTCAGTGGCGCTGGCGAGAGGACATCCCGCCCCGCAACCGACGGCTGGCGCTCAGCCAGGCCGAGATCGAGGATCTGCTGGACCGGGGATTCCCGCTGCCCGAGTGGCACACCCCGCCGGCGGTGGCGAAGGAGCTGAGCCGGGCCCGGCCACCCCGTCGACACCGGGGGCTGGTGGTGTTCCTGACCGGGCTCTCCGGCTCCGGAAAGTCGACCGTCGCCCGCGGTCTCGCCGACGCGCTGCGCGAGGAGGGCGAGCGTACGGTCACGCTGCTGGACGGCGACGTGCTGCGCCGCGAGCTGACCGCCGGGCTGGGCTTCAGCAAGGCGGACCGGGACACCAACGTACGACGGATCGGTTGGGTCGCCGCCGAGATCGCCCGGCATCGCGGGATCGGCATCTGCTGCCCGATCGCCCCGTACGCCCAGGCCCGGGCGACGGCCCGGGAGATGGCCGTGGCGGCGGGCGCGGGGTTCGTGCTGGTGCACGTCGCCACGCCGCTGGAGGTCTGCGAGCGGCGCGACCGCAAGGGCCTGTACGCGCGGGCGCGGGCCGGCCTGCTCACCGGGATGACCGGCATCGACGACCCGTACGAGGAGCCGACCGACGCGGATCTCGTGCTGGACACGACCGATCTCACCGTGGACGAGGCGGTGCAGCGGGTCCTGCACCAGCTGACCGAGACCGGGTGGGTCGAGCCCCGCCTGCCGGCCACCTGA
- a CDS encoding NADP-dependent isocitrate dehydrogenase, producing the protein MAKIKVNNPVVELDGDEMTRIIWKQIREQLILPYLDVDLHYYDLSIQHRDATDDQVTVDAANAIKQHGVGVKCATITPDEARVEEFGLKKMWRSPNGTIRNILGGVVFREPIIMSNVPRLVPGWTKPIIIGRHAHGDQYKASDFVVPGPGTVTITYTPADGSQPVELEVANFPGGGIAMGMYNFDESIRDFARASFRYGLDRGYPVYLSTKNTILKAYDGRFKDIFAEVFENEFKAEFDAAGLTYEHRLIDDMVAAALKWEGGYVWACKNYDGDVQSDTVAQGFGSLGLMTSVLLSPDGRTVEAEAAHGTVTRHYRQWQKGEKTSTNPIASIYAWTRGLAHRGKLDGTPAVTEFATTLEQVIVDTVEGGQMTKDLSLLISRDAPWLTTDEFMNALDENLARRLAA; encoded by the coding sequence ATGGCGAAGATCAAGGTAAACAACCCGGTCGTGGAGCTCGACGGCGACGAGATGACCCGGATCATCTGGAAGCAGATCCGGGAGCAGCTGATCCTGCCCTACCTCGACGTCGACCTGCACTACTACGACCTGTCGATCCAGCACCGCGACGCCACCGACGACCAGGTGACCGTCGACGCCGCCAACGCCATCAAGCAGCACGGCGTGGGCGTGAAGTGCGCCACCATCACCCCGGACGAGGCCCGGGTGGAGGAGTTCGGCCTGAAGAAGATGTGGCGGTCGCCGAACGGCACCATCCGCAACATCCTCGGCGGCGTCGTCTTCCGTGAGCCGATCATCATGTCCAACGTGCCGCGGCTCGTCCCGGGCTGGACCAAGCCGATCATCATCGGCCGGCACGCGCACGGCGACCAGTACAAGGCCAGCGACTTCGTGGTCCCCGGCCCGGGCACGGTGACCATCACCTACACCCCGGCCGACGGCTCGCAGCCGGTCGAACTGGAGGTCGCCAACTTCCCCGGCGGCGGCATCGCCATGGGCATGTACAACTTCGACGAGTCGATCCGGGACTTCGCCCGGGCCTCGTTCCGGTACGGCCTGGACCGGGGCTACCCGGTCTACCTGTCCACCAAGAACACGATCCTCAAGGCGTACGACGGCCGGTTCAAGGACATCTTCGCCGAGGTGTTCGAGAACGAGTTCAAGGCGGAGTTCGACGCCGCCGGCCTCACCTACGAGCACCGGCTCATCGACGACATGGTCGCCGCCGCGCTCAAGTGGGAGGGCGGTTACGTCTGGGCGTGCAAGAACTACGACGGTGACGTGCAGTCCGACACCGTGGCGCAGGGCTTCGGCTCGCTCGGCCTGATGACCTCCGTCCTGCTCTCGCCGGATGGTCGTACCGTCGAGGCCGAGGCCGCCCACGGCACCGTCACCCGGCACTACCGGCAGTGGCAGAAGGGCGAGAAGACCTCGACCAACCCGATCGCCTCGATCTACGCCTGGACCCGTGGCCTGGCCCACCGGGGCAAGCTGGACGGCACCCCGGCGGTCACCGAGTTCGCCACCACGCTGGAGCAGGTCATCGTCGACACCGTCGAGGGTGGCCAGATGACCAAGGACCTCTCGCTGCTCATCTCGCGGGACGCCCCGTGGCTGACCACCGACGAGTTCATGAACGCGCTCGACGAGAACCTGGCGCGCCGCCTCGCCGCCTGA
- the galT gene encoding galactose-1-phosphate uridylyltransferase: MRRTAVTLADGRELIYFDERDDAVRDQPDRRPLPEPPPASQLRYDPLTDEWVALAVHRQTRTFLPPADQCPLCPSTPERLSEIPAPDYAVAVFENRFPALSGRVVEEPATITPFTAARPGQGRCEVVCFTDDHHASFAGLPPHRVRTVLDALADRTAVLGGLAGVEQVFCFENRGVEIGVTLHHPHGQIYAYPFVTPRTRSLLGAARRHAERTGGRNLYADVLRAERDAGERVVATNEHWTAYVPAAARWPFEVHVAPHRPVPDIPALTDAERDAFGPLYLDLLRRLDGLFDTPMPYIAAWHQAPVRVDRELGHLHLQLFSVRRAADKLKYLAGSESAMGVFINDIAPERAAALLRG; the protein is encoded by the coding sequence ATGAGGCGTACCGCGGTCACCCTGGCCGACGGCCGGGAACTGATCTACTTCGACGAGCGGGACGACGCCGTACGGGACCAGCCGGACCGGCGCCCGCTGCCCGAGCCACCGCCCGCCTCCCAACTGCGCTACGACCCCCTCACCGACGAGTGGGTGGCGCTCGCGGTGCACCGGCAGACCCGGACCTTCCTCCCCCCGGCCGACCAGTGCCCGCTCTGCCCGTCGACGCCGGAGCGGCTCAGCGAGATCCCGGCACCGGACTACGCGGTCGCGGTCTTCGAGAACCGGTTCCCGGCCCTGAGCGGCCGGGTGGTGGAGGAACCGGCCACGATCACCCCGTTCACCGCGGCCCGGCCGGGGCAGGGACGCTGCGAGGTGGTCTGCTTCACCGACGACCACCACGCCTCGTTCGCCGGCCTGCCGCCGCACCGGGTGCGTACCGTGCTCGACGCGCTGGCCGACCGGACGGCGGTGCTCGGTGGGCTGGCCGGAGTCGAGCAGGTGTTCTGCTTCGAGAACCGGGGCGTGGAGATCGGGGTGACCCTGCACCACCCGCACGGGCAGATCTACGCGTACCCGTTCGTCACCCCGCGTACCCGGTCGTTGCTGGGCGCGGCCCGCCGGCACGCCGAGCGGACCGGCGGCCGCAACCTCTACGCCGACGTGCTCCGCGCCGAACGCGACGCCGGCGAGCGGGTGGTGGCGACGAACGAGCACTGGACGGCGTACGTCCCGGCGGCCGCCCGGTGGCCGTTCGAGGTGCACGTCGCGCCGCACCGGCCGGTGCCCGACATCCCGGCGTTGACCGATGCCGAACGCGACGCCTTCGGTCCCCTCTACCTGGACCTGCTGCGCCGCCTCGACGGGCTGTTCGACACGCCGATGCCCTACATCGCCGCCTGGCACCAGGCACCCGTCCGCGTCGACCGTGAGCTGGGGCATCTGCACCTGCAGCTGTTCAGCGTCCGGCGGGCGGCGGACAAGCTGAAGTACCTGGCCGGTTCGGAGTCGGCGATGGGGGTCTTCATCAACGACATCGCCCCGGAACGGGCCGCGGCACTGCTGCGCGGGTGA
- a CDS encoding ABC transporter permease, whose amino-acid sequence MSTVSWITARGLFGRRRFLLLLPLPVLLVVLAVISRGLGVAPADWGPPVLVGLGLAVVLPVVALIVGTGVLGAEIDDGTVVHVLTSPLPRWQIVLPKLAVASGVTAVTVAVPLFAAGLLADSVRLGVALAVAASAGALAYSALFVAASLLTRRPVLLGLVYVLIWEGLLGNVVTGTRVLSIQHYVIALADRLAPTELLSTTVSVPVAVVMTALIIVAATALSIDRLRSFSVAGETS is encoded by the coding sequence ATGTCCACTGTCTCCTGGATCACCGCGCGCGGGCTGTTCGGGCGCCGGCGGTTCCTGCTGCTGCTACCGCTACCCGTGCTGCTGGTGGTGTTGGCCGTCATCTCCCGAGGGTTGGGGGTCGCGCCCGCCGACTGGGGTCCGCCGGTGCTGGTCGGCCTCGGGCTGGCGGTGGTGCTGCCGGTGGTCGCGCTGATCGTCGGCACCGGCGTGCTCGGTGCCGAGATCGACGACGGCACGGTGGTGCACGTGCTCACCTCCCCGCTGCCGCGCTGGCAGATCGTGCTGCCGAAGCTGGCCGTCGCGTCCGGCGTCACCGCGGTCACCGTCGCGGTCCCGCTGTTCGCCGCGGGCCTGCTGGCCGATTCGGTACGCCTCGGCGTGGCGCTCGCCGTCGCCGCCTCGGCCGGTGCGCTGGCCTACTCGGCGCTGTTCGTGGCGGCCAGCCTGCTCACCCGGCGGCCGGTGCTGCTCGGCCTGGTCTACGTGTTGATCTGGGAGGGGCTGCTCGGCAACGTGGTCACCGGCACCCGGGTGCTGTCGATCCAGCACTACGTGATCGCCCTGGCCGACCGGCTCGCCCCGACCGAGCTGCTCAGCACCACGGTCTCCGTGCCGGTGGCGGTGGTGATGACCGCGCTGATCATCGTCGCCGCCACGGCGCTCTCCATCGACCGCCTCCGCTCCTTCTCCGTCGCCGGCGAGACCAGCTGA
- a CDS encoding DeoR/GlpR family DNA-binding transcription regulator — translation MLAQQRQAAILDRVRATGGVRVGELAAEFQVSDMTIRRDLDLLHERGLLAKVHGGATVAGVTDEPGFQAKSVRQQAEKAAIAERAARLVPPGAAIALSAGTTTAELARHLVDVPALTVVTNSLPVADILHDRGRSDQTVVLTGGVRTPSDALVGPLAVGAVRSLHLDLLFLGVHGITERTGFTTPNLMEAETNRALVAAADRLVVLADHTKWGTVGISAIAPLAAAHVLVTDDRLTPEARRLLTDRVGELVVVPVPGSDPPR, via the coding sequence ATGCTCGCGCAACAACGCCAGGCGGCGATCCTCGACCGGGTCCGCGCGACCGGCGGCGTACGCGTCGGCGAGCTGGCCGCCGAGTTCCAGGTCTCCGACATGACCATCCGCCGCGACCTGGACCTGCTGCACGAACGCGGCCTGCTGGCGAAGGTGCACGGCGGTGCCACCGTCGCCGGCGTCACCGACGAGCCGGGGTTCCAGGCCAAGTCGGTGCGTCAGCAGGCCGAGAAGGCCGCCATCGCGGAGCGGGCCGCACGGCTGGTTCCGCCCGGTGCGGCGATCGCGCTCTCCGCCGGCACCACCACCGCCGAGCTGGCCCGGCACCTGGTCGACGTGCCGGCCCTGACCGTGGTGACCAACTCGCTGCCGGTGGCCGACATCCTGCACGACCGGGGCCGCAGCGACCAGACCGTGGTGCTGACCGGTGGGGTGCGCACCCCCTCCGACGCGCTGGTCGGGCCGCTGGCCGTCGGCGCCGTCCGCTCCCTGCACCTGGATCTGCTCTTCCTCGGGGTGCACGGGATAACCGAACGGACGGGTTTCACCACGCCGAACCTGATGGAGGCCGAGACGAACCGCGCCCTGGTGGCGGCGGCCGACCGGCTGGTGGTGCTCGCCGACCACACCAAGTGGGGAACCGTCGGCATCTCCGCCATCGCCCCGCTGGCCGCCGCGCACGTGCTGGTCACCGACGACCGGTTGACACCGGAGGCCCGGCGGCTGCTCACCGACCGGGTCGGCGAGCTGGTCGTCGTGCCGGTGCCCGGAAGCGATCCGCCGCGATGA
- a CDS encoding ABC transporter ATP-binding protein, whose product MTTTTPAAAPATATSTLDLAGVSRWYGNVVAVNDVSMSLGPGVTGLLGPNGAGKTTLLHMMAGFLAPSRGAVTLDGRPTWRNPEVYRRLGLVSEREAVHTFLTAYEFVLATAKLHRLPDPQAAARRAVALVEMEDAQDRRIGTYSKGMRQRTRVAAALVHDPQVLLLDEPFNGMDPRQRLHMMELLHSLGDAGRTILFSSHILEEVEQVSGTVQVMVAGRLAASGDFRTIRRLMTNRPHVFAIRSTDDRALAVALMAEPSVNGVELVRDGLTVRAGDYGAFTRALPKVALARGVRVRQLVPEDESLESVFSYLVEA is encoded by the coding sequence ATGACCACGACAACCCCTGCCGCCGCGCCGGCGACCGCCACCAGCACCCTCGACCTCGCCGGGGTCTCCCGCTGGTACGGCAACGTGGTCGCGGTCAACGACGTGAGCATGAGCCTCGGGCCCGGGGTGACCGGGCTGCTCGGCCCCAACGGTGCCGGCAAGACCACGCTGCTGCACATGATGGCCGGCTTCCTCGCCCCGTCCCGGGGCGCGGTCACCCTGGACGGCCGGCCCACCTGGCGCAACCCGGAGGTCTACCGGCGGCTCGGGCTGGTCAGCGAGCGGGAGGCCGTGCACACCTTCCTCACCGCGTACGAGTTCGTGCTGGCCACCGCGAAACTGCACCGGCTGCCGGACCCGCAGGCGGCGGCCCGCCGGGCGGTGGCCCTGGTCGAGATGGAGGACGCGCAGGACCGCCGGATCGGCACGTACTCCAAGGGCATGCGGCAGCGGACCCGGGTGGCGGCGGCGCTGGTGCACGACCCGCAGGTGCTGCTGCTCGACGAGCCGTTCAACGGCATGGACCCGCGCCAGCGGCTGCACATGATGGAGCTGCTGCACTCCCTCGGCGACGCGGGCCGCACCATCCTGTTCAGCTCCCACATCCTGGAGGAGGTCGAGCAGGTCTCCGGCACCGTGCAGGTGATGGTCGCGGGGCGGCTCGCCGCCTCCGGCGACTTCCGGACCATCCGGCGGTTGATGACCAACCGGCCGCACGTCTTCGCCATCCGCTCCACCGACGACCGGGCGCTGGCCGTCGCCCTGATGGCCGAGCCCTCGGTCAACGGGGTCGAGCTGGTCCGCGACGGCCTGACCGTGCGGGCCGGCGACTACGGCGCCTTCACCCGGGCGCTGCCGAAGGTCGCCCTGGCCCGGGGCGTGCGGGTGCGGCAACTGGTGCCCGAGGACGAATCCCTGGAGAGCGTCTTCTCCTACCTGGTGGAGGCCTGA